A single window of Electrophorus electricus isolate fEleEle1 chromosome 16, fEleEle1.pri, whole genome shotgun sequence DNA harbors:
- the mxh gene encoding interferon-induced GTP-binding protein Mx3, translating into MDATLEILNLDSLDENECNGHQNHPVQERTGVFLKQWESRVRPYIEMIDYLRHIGIEKDLALPSIAVVGDQSSGKSSVLEALSGVALPRGSGIVTRCPLELKLRKLEAGTGWGAVISYRDVQETFTNPSQVESYVRKAQNMLAGDGVGICDELISLEITSPDVCNLTLIDLPGITRVPVKGQPEDIGDQIRRLILKFIEKKETINLVVVPCNVDIATTEALRMAQGVDPHGTRTLAILTKPDLVDKGAEADILQIMQGKVVPLKKGYIIVRCRGQSDINENISLAEATRLETEFFRSHNHFSYLLDEERVTTRCLANRLTKDLVEHIKASLPSLTEQIQIRLSTVRLELKNYGQGPPLEPGKKGPYLSKRLLEFSDQISDLCRTGAKGEGNLYSLLRPVFKQWECHLRDSKTSFRDAVTELTENYEAYRGRELITFSDYSVYELLIQTHVQALRLPAMETLKIIRGIVQNEFRTMCEFCFPNFPNLRYKILNQIDDIHSKQEAKVEKRILEYLSMEKLVYTQDPVFTQKMVDFQFVEQQQEYESVCLDTGEDATSPKNCAIFDTRKLTPEKFIIYFEIVYQRLADFLPMLMLLFMLKEAAVMLRAESMDLRDGADVVKLLTEDSEAGRKRAELHQRMERLRQAQERISINL; encoded by the exons ATGGATGCTACACTTGAAATATTAAATCTGGACTCTCTAGATGAGAATGAATGTAATGG ACATCAAAATCATCCAGTTCAAGAGAGGACTGGTGTGTTCTTGAAACAATGGGAGTCCCGGGTGCGGCCCTACATCGAGATGATTGACTACCTGCGCCATATTGGGATTGAAAAAGACCTTGCTCTGCCATCCATTGCCGTTGTGGGAGACCAAAGCTCTGGGAAGAGTTCTGTCTTAGAAGCACTGTCTGGTGTGGCTTTACCCAGAGGCAGTG GTATTGTCACCCGCTGTCCACTGGAGTTGAAATTACGGAAGCTGGAGGCAGGCACGGGCTGGGGAGCTGTTATCTCTTACAGAGATGTACAGGAAACCTTCACCAACCCATCACAGGTTGAGAGTTATGTCAGAAAAG CCCAGAATATGCTTGCTGGAGATGGAGTTGGAATCTGTGATGAACTCATCAGTTTGGAGATCACATCTCCTGACGTGTGCAACCTGACATTGATTGACCTCCCTGGTATAACCAGAGTGCCCGTGAAAGGTCAACCTGAAGATATTGGAGATCAG ATTAGACGGCTAATATTAAAATTTATTGAGAAAAAGGAAACCATCAATTTGGTTGTTGTGCCCTGCAATGTTGACATAGCAACTACTGAGGCACTGAGGATGGCACAAGGTGTGGATCCTCATGGAACACGAACTTTAG CAATTCTAACAAAGCCAGATTTGGTGGATAAAGGAGCAGAAGCTGATATCTTACAGATTATGCAAGGTAAGGTTGTTCCTCTGAAAAAGGGTTACATCATTGTACGATGTAGGGGCCAGAGTGACATCAATGAAAACATCTCCTTGGCTGAAGCCACGAGACTGGAGACAGAGTTCTTCCGGAGCCATAATCATTTCAG TTATCTTCTGGATGAAGAGCGGGTCACAACTCGTTGCCTCGCCAACAGACTTACCAAAGACCTTGTTGAACATATTAAA GCATCGCTGCCCTCCCTGACTGAACAGATTCAAATTCGACTATCTACTGTTAGGCTAGAACTAAAAAACTATGGTCAAGGTCCTCCTTTAGAGCCAGGGAAGAAGGGACCTTATCTGAGCAAG AGACTCCTGGAGTTCAGCGACCAAATTAGTGATCTCTGCCGAACTGGAGCAAAGGGAGAGGGAAACCTCTACTCTCTCCTGCGACCAGTGTTCAAGCAGTGGGAATGCCACTTGAGAGACTCCAAAACATCCT TCAGAGATGCGGTGACGGAGTTGACAGAAAACTATGAGGCATATCGTGGGAGAGAACTCATAACGTTCAGCGATTACAGTGTGTATGAATTGTTGATTCAGACCCATGTACAAGCACTTAGACTACCAGCGATGGAGACCCTGAAGATCATTAGAG gCATTGTGCAAAATGAGTTCAGAACCATGTGTGAGTTCTGCTTCCCAAATTTCCCTAATTTGAGATATAAGATATTA AACCAGATTGATGACATTCACTCAAAGCAAGAGGCAAAAGTGGAGAAAAGGATCCTTGAGTACCTCTCTATGGAAAAATTGGTGTATACCCAAGACCCTGTTTTTACACAGAAAATGGTTGACTTCCAGTTtgtggagcagcagcaggagtATGAGTCTGTTTGTTTAGATACTGGAGAGGATGCAACCTCTCCCAAGAACTGTGCCATATTTGACACCAGAAAGCTAACACCTGAAAAATTTATCATCTACTTTGAG ATTGTCTACCAGCGGCTGGCTGACTTCTTGCCGATGCTGATGCTGCTGTTCATGCTAAAGGAAGCAGCCGTTATGTTGCGGGCTGAGTCCATGGACCTACGGGACGGAGCCGATGTGGTGAAACTGCTCACGGAAGACTCGGAGGCGGGACGGAAAAGGGCAGAGCTGCATCAGCGCATGGAGCGACTACGGCAGGCCCAGGAGAGGATCAGCATTAACCTTTAA